Proteins from a genomic interval of Candidatus Nanosynbacter sp. HMT-352:
- a CDS encoding sortase, translating into MSLQLDSVKNRQKSWKSYILTIIAILMILGGVYLLALISTPLILSQNINPKDNHTTQLITKTENKITENRLYIPKIDINLPYSTGGAETMERGAWWRKPENGNPKDGGNFVLSAHRFIMGLTPQQTLRKSPFYNIDKLTVGDEIIIDYNGVRYNYVISEKQSVKPDAVEIEQRTDQPQLTLYSCTLGGANDGRDVIIAKLKK; encoded by the coding sequence ATGTCACTTCAGCTAGATTCAGTAAAAAATCGCCAGAAAAGCTGGAAAAGCTATATCTTAACTATAATCGCAATCTTAATGATTCTTGGCGGAGTTTATTTGCTTGCTCTCATCAGCACGCCCCTTATTTTGTCGCAAAACATCAACCCAAAAGACAACCACACCACTCAGCTCATCACTAAAACTGAGAATAAAATTACCGAAAATCGACTTTACATACCAAAAATCGACATAAATTTGCCTTATAGTACTGGCGGCGCCGAAACAATGGAGCGTGGTGCGTGGTGGCGTAAACCAGAAAACGGCAACCCAAAGGATGGCGGCAATTTTGTCTTATCTGCACACCGTTTTATTATGGGCCTAACTCCTCAGCAGACGCTCAGAAAATCGCCTTTTTATAATATTGATAAATTGACTGTCGGCGATGAAATTATCATTGACTATAACGGCGTACGTTACAATTATGTCATCAGCGAAAAACAAAGTGTTAAACCAGACGCCGTGGAAATCGAACAACGCACAGATCAGCCGCAATTAACTCTTTATTCCTGCACTTTGGGCGGCGCAAACGACGGACGAGATGTGATTATCGCCAAATTGAAAAAATAG
- the rpsO gene encoding 30S ribosomal protein S15: MISKENKAKAIALTQVNKNDVGSPQAQVSVLTARIKEVTEHLKANKHDFMARRGLIQMVGKRKRLLKYLERTDFESYKAVVAKLGLRK, translated from the coding sequence ATGATTAGCAAAGAGAATAAAGCGAAAGCAATTGCTTTGACTCAGGTCAATAAAAACGACGTCGGTAGCCCACAGGCTCAGGTGTCAGTTTTGACGGCTCGTATCAAAGAAGTCACAGAGCATTTGAAGGCGAATAAGCACGACTTCATGGCTCGTCGCGGCTTGATCCAAATGGTTGGTAAGCGCAAGCGTTTGCTGAAATATTTGGAGCGAACTGATTTTGAGAGTTACAAAGCAGTTGTTGCCAAGTTAGGTTTGCGTAAATAA
- the truB gene encoding tRNA pseudouridine(55) synthase TruB: MDEVILIDKPQGMTSFGVVARLRRVLSNQAGKKVKVGHTGTLDPFATGLMIIVTGKKCREAETFTKLDKWYEAEIILGKNSSTGDPEGEFTDMSNREPSLEEIQQVISQFVGKIEQTPPIFSAIKINGERAYKLAREGKQVEIPKRVIEIYSLELLAYEYPKLKIRTHVSSGTYIRTLAVDIGEKLGTGAYCENLRRTKIADYSIDAAKTLADFGITS; the protein is encoded by the coding sequence ATGGACGAAGTGATTCTCATAGACAAACCTCAGGGAATGACTAGCTTTGGGGTGGTGGCGCGCTTGCGACGAGTTTTATCTAATCAGGCGGGAAAGAAAGTGAAGGTTGGTCACACAGGTACGCTTGATCCGTTTGCTACTGGGCTAATGATTATTGTGACTGGAAAGAAATGCCGCGAAGCTGAAACTTTCACTAAGTTAGATAAGTGGTACGAGGCGGAAATTATTCTGGGCAAGAATAGTTCGACGGGCGATCCAGAGGGCGAATTCACCGATATGTCTAATCGCGAGCCAAGCTTGGAGGAAATTCAGCAAGTGATTAGTCAATTTGTGGGAAAAATTGAGCAGACGCCGCCGATTTTTAGCGCAATAAAAATTAACGGTGAAAGAGCGTATAAATTGGCGCGCGAAGGTAAACAAGTTGAGATTCCTAAGCGTGTGATAGAAATTTACTCATTGGAATTATTGGCATACGAATATCCCAAATTAAAGATCAGAACTCACGTTTCAAGCGGAACTTATATTCGAACATTGGCGGTGGATATTGGCGAGAAATTAGGGACGGGAGCGTATTGTGAGAATTTGCGTCGTACGAAAATTGCCGACTATTCTATTGACGCCGCAAAGACTCTGGCGGACTTTGGAATTACTAGCTAA
- a CDS encoding DHH family phosphoesterase, with translation MSNGSAKQKVIQSIKDVTNILVTVSSSPSVDELSAALGLTIFLNKLGKHATAVFSGDIPPAITFLNPDKTFEQTADSLRDFIIALDKEKADHLRYKVVDDAVKIFITPYRTTITDKDLEFSQGDYNVELVLALNVENSESIDTALTAHGKILHDATVVAITAGDVKSGLGSVDWHESNASGVSEMVVELLDDLKTPKVTLDEQMATALLTGIVAVTERFSNSNTSSKVMTTAAELMAAGANQQLVVSKIAESEVEDEPQKIEKIEEKSPEKEEASEDKTEEAEKDEETVHADGTLSISHEKNGDVDEVAEQTAKEKQEESARIAEEKLAKIEPIKEEPQAEEEKPSEKIVSKGELSFEETPLMGGTLNATTTQAAEDKIRELASDQNKTILTHGKYVGDNTPSFGDTPLNAAMGASDEPPKIDPFATTNAAEQKLSTIPVAPQSEESIISAITNDTNQLNNPVAPASNQPIAPIEPAITNPENSIPGFDLPMPPAMPDFGALPPMPPAPTGVDVNGLPQIAPLGVAPEPVAAPQAPAPVPITAMPTQPAQNADFNPAQFHIPGQ, from the coding sequence ATGTCAAACGGATCAGCAAAGCAAAAAGTAATCCAGAGCATCAAGGATGTAACTAATATTTTAGTGACGGTGAGTTCTAGCCCGTCAGTCGACGAATTGTCGGCAGCATTAGGATTGACGATTTTCCTCAATAAACTAGGGAAGCACGCTACGGCTGTGTTTAGCGGCGACATTCCGCCAGCAATTACGTTCTTGAATCCTGATAAGACGTTTGAGCAGACCGCAGATTCTTTACGTGATTTTATTATTGCCTTGGATAAAGAGAAGGCTGATCATTTACGCTATAAAGTTGTTGATGACGCGGTGAAGATTTTTATTACGCCATATCGTACGACAATTACGGATAAGGACTTGGAATTTTCACAGGGCGATTATAACGTTGAGTTGGTTCTGGCGCTAAATGTTGAAAATAGTGAAAGTATTGACACGGCTTTGACTGCGCACGGTAAGATTTTGCACGATGCTACGGTTGTGGCTATAACAGCGGGCGACGTAAAGAGCGGTCTGGGTTCTGTTGATTGGCACGAATCTAATGCTAGCGGCGTGAGCGAAATGGTTGTTGAGCTTCTTGATGACCTGAAAACGCCAAAAGTAACGTTGGACGAGCAGATGGCGACGGCTTTGCTTACGGGAATTGTGGCGGTAACCGAGAGGTTTAGTAATAGTAATACGTCATCAAAGGTTATGACTACGGCTGCAGAACTTATGGCGGCTGGCGCGAATCAGCAATTGGTGGTTTCAAAGATTGCAGAGAGCGAAGTAGAGGACGAGCCGCAGAAGATTGAAAAGATCGAAGAAAAATCTCCAGAAAAAGAAGAAGCTTCAGAGGACAAAACTGAAGAAGCGGAGAAAGATGAGGAAACTGTACACGCGGACGGAACTTTGTCGATTAGTCACGAAAAGAATGGCGATGTTGATGAAGTAGCTGAACAAACGGCGAAGGAAAAGCAAGAAGAGTCTGCTAGGATTGCCGAAGAAAAATTGGCTAAAATTGAGCCAATAAAGGAGGAGCCGCAAGCCGAGGAAGAAAAGCCTAGTGAAAAAATAGTTTCAAAGGGCGAACTTTCTTTTGAGGAAACTCCGCTAATGGGTGGCACTCTGAACGCAACGACTACACAGGCTGCCGAGGATAAGATTAGGGAATTGGCTAGCGACCAAAATAAAACCATTCTAACGCACGGTAAATACGTGGGCGATAATACGCCGTCGTTTGGTGACACCCCATTAAATGCGGCTATGGGTGCGTCTGATGAGCCGCCAAAGATTGATCCGTTCGCGACAACTAACGCCGCTGAGCAAAAATTGTCGACAATACCTGTTGCGCCGCAATCTGAAGAGTCGATTATTTCGGCAATTACCAACGACACAAATCAATTGAATAATCCAGTAGCGCCAGCTTCGAATCAGCCGATTGCGCCAATTGAGCCAGCAATAACAAATCCTGAAAATAGCATTCCAGGTTTCGATTTGCCAATGCCACCAGCAATGCCAGATTTCGGCGCTTTGCCGCCAATGCCGCCAGCGCCTACAGGTGTTGATGTAAATGGATTGCCACAGATTGCACCGCTAGGGGTGGCTCCTGAGCCAGTAGCCGCTCCGCAAGCTCCAGCACCTGTGCCGATCACCGCGATGCCAACTCAGCCAGCTCAAAATGCGGACTTCAATCCAGCGCAATTCCATATTCCAGGGCAATAG
- the rpsT gene encoding 30S ribosomal protein S20, protein MPIIKSAIKRAKQTLKRRERNISIKKDIKTAVKAFSAEPSTKTLATAQSEIDTAVKKGLIKKNTAARRKSALSKIAKKAGVTLEATKKPAAKPAAKKTAAKKAPAKKSAAKKAEK, encoded by the coding sequence ATGCCAATCATCAAATCCGCCATCAAGCGTGCTAAACAAACCCTAAAGCGCCGCGAGCGAAACATCAGCATTAAAAAAGACATTAAGACCGCTGTTAAAGCTTTCTCTGCAGAACCAAGCACAAAGACTCTTGCTACAGCACAAAGCGAAATCGACACCGCTGTTAAAAAAGGCTTGATTAAGAAAAACACCGCTGCTCGCCGAAAGAGCGCATTGAGCAAAATTGCTAAAAAAGCAGGTGTTACATTAGAAGCTACTAAAAAACCAGCCGCAAAGCCAGCAGCTAAGAAAACTGCCGCTAAAAAAGCTCCAGCAAAGAAGTCAGCTGCTAAAAAAGCTGAAAAATAA
- a CDS encoding DNA alkylation repair protein — protein sequence MDDIRVKEYIVSLEKEFSLIENGFKEEEKRAFADYKSNDKEYAKNLAFLAYKSDTYQVRMYGVFLFGYLSEQDDILAFMRDEVSKDDNWRVQEVLAKAFDEFCKKIGYEKALPVIDEWLKNNNPNTRRAVIEGLRIWTSRPYFKDNPSEAVRRIAALKEDSSEYVRKSVGNSLRDISKKFPELIKMELSSWKLESREIKQVYKLASQLVD from the coding sequence ATGGATGATATTCGCGTAAAAGAATATATTGTAAGTTTAGAAAAAGAATTTTCTTTGATAGAAAATGGTTTCAAAGAGGAAGAAAAAAGAGCCTTTGCTGATTATAAATCCAATGATAAAGAATACGCTAAGAATTTGGCGTTTTTAGCATATAAATCTGATACATATCAGGTAAGGATGTATGGTGTATTTCTTTTTGGATACTTATCAGAACAAGATGATATCTTAGCATTTATGAGAGACGAAGTTTCCAAAGATGATAATTGGAGAGTTCAGGAAGTATTGGCAAAGGCATTTGATGAATTTTGCAAGAAAATAGGATATGAAAAAGCACTCCCGGTAATTGATGAATGGTTAAAAAACAACAATCCTAATACAAGGAGAGCAGTAATAGAAGGATTAAGAATATGGACGAGTAGACCATATTTCAAGGATAATCCAAGTGAAGCTGTTAGACGAATTGCAGCATTAAAAGAAGATTCCAGTGAATATGTTAGAAAGTCGGTAGGAAATTCTTTGAGGGATATTAGCAAAAAATTTCCAGAGTTGATCAAAATGGAACTCAGTAGCTGGAAATTAGAGAGCAGAGAAATCAAACAGGTATATAAATTGGCGAGTCAATTAGTCGACTGA
- the holA gene encoding DNA polymerase III subunit delta, with the protein MIYLFYGENEFEKRQAIAKLIGNEKAARRDGEDLTLAGMQEIAIGQTLFMNSSVYLISKLGENSEVWSQLPDIKFDDDRTIILVEDKIDKRTKTYKWLQKNAKVQEFSPLSDRQKPQLLKWCVAEAKVRGCELTNRQAEIIVDRLGFDQLRLSNFLDQLALAEKVTDDLIDNFIPLARTENVFDLFISALAGDYNKVHDIISYLESEGGVDGAYQTMGLLASQATNLTALVLADGDSKLVASDFSANPYVLRKLASSAKGVDKEKLKRINDALLRADLQMKTTSVNPWLLVEAALVGIGK; encoded by the coding sequence GTGATTTACCTTTTTTACGGCGAAAATGAATTCGAGAAACGGCAAGCAATTGCTAAGCTGATCGGCAACGAAAAAGCGGCGCGACGCGATGGTGAAGATTTGACGCTGGCTGGAATGCAGGAAATAGCAATTGGGCAGACGCTGTTTATGAACTCGTCGGTGTATTTGATTTCAAAACTAGGCGAAAATTCTGAGGTTTGGTCGCAACTTCCAGATATTAAGTTTGATGATGACAGGACGATTATTTTGGTGGAAGATAAAATTGATAAGCGAACGAAAACGTATAAGTGGCTGCAGAAAAATGCTAAAGTTCAGGAATTTTCACCGCTTAGTGATCGTCAAAAACCGCAGCTTTTAAAGTGGTGCGTGGCGGAGGCGAAAGTTCGCGGGTGTGAATTAACGAATCGTCAAGCAGAGATAATTGTCGATCGTTTGGGATTTGATCAGTTGCGACTGAGTAATTTTTTGGATCAATTGGCGCTGGCGGAAAAAGTGACGGATGATTTAATTGACAACTTCATACCTCTAGCGAGGACGGAAAATGTGTTTGATTTATTTATTTCGGCGCTGGCGGGTGATTATAATAAGGTTCACGATATAATTAGCTATTTGGAGTCGGAAGGTGGCGTTGATGGTGCTTACCAGACAATGGGATTGCTTGCCTCGCAGGCAACTAACTTGACAGCGTTGGTTTTGGCTGACGGCGACAGTAAGTTGGTGGCTTCGGATTTTTCGGCTAATCCGTATGTTTTACGAAAATTGGCATCTTCAGCAAAAGGTGTCGATAAGGAAAAACTGAAGAGGATAAATGACGCGCTACTTCGGGCGGACTTGCAAATGAAAACAACTTCTGTAAATCCGTGGCTGCTTGTGGAGGCGGCGCTGGTTGGAATTGGAAAATAA
- the mutM gene encoding bifunctional DNA-formamidopyrimidine glycosylase/DNA-(apurinic or apyrimidinic site) lyase, translating to MPELPEVETVRRGLADLLPGQAVVRATVFDSPKSFPNSPTDVQQFLYGAHVTAVRRRAKVLMIDLDTRYSLVIHLKMTGQLIFRGANSFAGGHPNDSLIGELPDKSTRVQIDFTDGSRLFFNDQRKFGWMKLMPTDEIGNLPFMQKVGPEPLDKKTEAGDFIKRIRRRQNSMIKPAFLDQSVIAGVGNIYADEALWAAKIHPQTRVRNVSDNQLEDLFNELRQILQLSIDQGGSTDKNYVDAEGRKGNYLSFAHVFRREGQPCHRHPDQEIVKMKVSGRGTHICPVCQVEAK from the coding sequence ATGCCCGAGCTACCCGAAGTTGAGACAGTTCGTCGCGGTTTGGCGGATTTGCTGCCAGGTCAGGCTGTTGTGCGAGCGACGGTATTTGATTCGCCAAAAAGCTTTCCCAATTCACCCACTGACGTTCAGCAATTTTTATATGGTGCGCATGTAACGGCGGTGCGACGTCGCGCAAAAGTATTGATGATTGATCTTGATACGCGTTATTCGCTGGTGATACATCTTAAGATGACTGGGCAATTGATTTTTCGTGGGGCTAATAGTTTTGCTGGCGGTCATCCGAATGATAGTTTGATTGGTGAATTGCCGGATAAATCGACGCGCGTGCAAATTGATTTTACGGATGGTTCGCGTCTGTTTTTCAATGATCAGCGTAAGTTTGGTTGGATGAAATTGATGCCGACTGATGAGATAGGAAATTTGCCATTTATGCAGAAAGTTGGTCCGGAACCACTCGATAAAAAAACTGAGGCGGGTGACTTTATTAAGCGAATTCGTCGTCGGCAAAATTCGATGATAAAGCCAGCGTTTCTTGATCAGTCGGTGATTGCAGGGGTTGGCAATATTTATGCCGATGAAGCTTTGTGGGCTGCGAAAATTCACCCTCAGACGCGCGTTAGAAATGTTAGTGATAACCAATTGGAAGATTTGTTTAACGAACTGCGTCAGATTTTGCAATTGAGCATTGATCAGGGAGGCTCGACGGATAAAAATTATGTTGACGCTGAAGGTAGAAAAGGTAACTATCTATCATTTGCGCATGTATTTCGTCGGGAAGGTCAGCCGTGCCATCGACATCCTGACCAAGAGATTGTAAAGATGAAAGTTTCTGGACGCGGTACGCACATTTGTCCAGTTTGCCAAGTGGAGGCGAAGTGA
- the polA gene encoding DNA polymerase I: protein MKRLVVIDGKSVFYRGYYAMPGLSMADGTPTGGVYGFVSLAIELIKKLEPDYVAVAWDKRGTNIRKRRELYPEYKAGRKPAPDDFYQQIPILHELLDAFGWPLYEIDDYEADDIMGAFARQAESRGIETCLITSDLDALQLISPMTKVYAMKNGLRNIEEFTAEHFEEKYGIRTEQFLDLKALKGDSSDNLPGVPGIGEKTAVKLLQEYETLDGVYEHLDEQKGALRTKLENGRESAYLTKQVAEIWTDAPIELDWDVADVNDCDFARVTEILQKLEFNSLIGRLPRTMQAAENEKKEEPKLDIPRIEKLPDMSMFEAENIIYIDSSEPDVIYISSNPESVWTAKIDEISQSVWQLLAQGIVIAADVKQLYHALDNHGVAVRFHEVWDVEQAAFLIDPLKRDRSLNALSGDFSDDNSAPYQLARLHKIYREQKVYMSNNSQIARVAYEFDFPVIWALFQMEKRGMKLDDTLLKQMGDELAAEVGELEQQMYSMAGYEFNASSPAQLSEVLFTKLQLPTAGIKKGKTGYSTGQKELDKLCGQHPIIELIERYRELTKLISTYIEALPKLMATDGRIHTTFNQDVTSTGRLSSTNPNLQNIPVRTELGRKIRQAFVPSDGKVFVGADYSQFELRLAAVLAGDEKLIEDFNSDVDIHAKTAAETYGISIDEVSKSQRRAAKVINFGVLYGMSPHGLAAATGMSFTEAKKFIDHYFEVRKPIRQYLDKILTQARERGFVETYFGRRRPTPDVKSSNFMVRSSAERAAMNMPIQGTEADLMKLAMIRLEDKLSGLADAILQVHDSILVECKPEDVQKVSEIMKAEMEGVCPELPIKLKVDVGTGVNWGEV, encoded by the coding sequence ATGAAGCGTCTAGTGGTTATTGATGGAAAGTCGGTGTTTTACCGAGGTTATTATGCTATGCCGGGATTGTCGATGGCTGACGGAACTCCGACTGGTGGTGTGTATGGATTTGTAAGTTTGGCAATTGAGCTGATTAAGAAATTAGAGCCGGATTATGTGGCGGTAGCTTGGGATAAACGAGGCACGAATATCCGCAAGCGGCGGGAATTGTATCCAGAATATAAAGCTGGTCGCAAGCCAGCGCCAGATGACTTTTATCAGCAAATTCCGATTTTACACGAACTACTTGATGCGTTTGGTTGGCCGCTTTATGAAATTGATGATTACGAGGCGGACGATATTATGGGCGCGTTTGCCAGGCAAGCGGAATCTCGCGGAATTGAAACGTGCTTGATAACGTCGGATTTGGACGCATTGCAATTGATATCACCGATGACCAAAGTTTACGCCATGAAAAATGGCTTAAGGAATATCGAGGAATTCACAGCAGAACACTTTGAAGAAAAATACGGAATTCGGACAGAACAATTCTTAGACCTGAAGGCTTTGAAGGGCGATTCAAGTGATAATTTGCCGGGAGTGCCGGGAATTGGTGAGAAAACGGCAGTGAAATTATTGCAAGAATATGAGACTCTGGACGGAGTTTATGAGCATCTGGACGAGCAAAAAGGCGCTTTGCGAACGAAGTTGGAAAATGGTCGCGAGTCGGCATATTTGACCAAGCAAGTGGCGGAAATTTGGACGGACGCGCCGATTGAACTGGACTGGGATGTGGCGGATGTTAACGATTGTGATTTTGCGCGAGTAACGGAAATTCTGCAGAAGTTAGAATTTAATTCGCTAATCGGACGATTGCCGCGAACGATGCAAGCGGCGGAAAATGAGAAAAAAGAAGAACCGAAGTTGGATATTCCACGAATTGAAAAATTGCCCGACATGTCGATGTTTGAGGCGGAAAATATAATATATATCGATTCGTCGGAGCCTGATGTAATTTATATAAGCTCGAATCCTGAGTCAGTGTGGACGGCAAAAATTGATGAAATTAGTCAATCTGTGTGGCAATTATTGGCGCAGGGAATTGTGATTGCGGCGGATGTTAAGCAGTTGTATCACGCGCTGGATAATCATGGCGTGGCGGTGCGTTTTCATGAGGTTTGGGATGTTGAGCAGGCGGCGTTTTTGATTGATCCACTGAAGCGCGATCGTAGTTTGAATGCGCTGTCTGGTGATTTTTCTGACGACAATTCCGCGCCTTATCAATTGGCTCGCTTGCATAAAATTTATCGTGAACAAAAAGTTTACATGTCGAACAATTCGCAAATTGCGCGTGTGGCTTACGAGTTTGATTTTCCGGTAATTTGGGCGCTATTCCAGATGGAAAAACGCGGGATGAAGTTGGATGATACTCTATTAAAACAGATGGGCGATGAGCTGGCGGCGGAAGTTGGTGAGCTTGAACAACAAATGTATTCCATGGCTGGATACGAGTTTAATGCGTCTAGTCCAGCGCAACTTTCTGAGGTTTTGTTTACCAAATTACAATTACCAACTGCGGGCATAAAAAAGGGAAAAACTGGATATTCAACAGGTCAAAAAGAGCTGGATAAATTATGCGGACAACATCCGATTATCGAGTTGATTGAGCGATATCGAGAATTGACAAAATTGATCAGCACATACATTGAGGCGTTACCAAAATTGATGGCGACTGATGGGCGAATTCACACCACGTTTAATCAGGATGTAACCAGCACAGGGCGGCTGAGTAGCACGAATCCGAATTTACAGAATATTCCGGTACGGACTGAATTGGGCAGGAAAATTCGTCAGGCGTTTGTTCCGAGTGATGGCAAAGTTTTTGTCGGTGCGGATTATTCACAATTTGAGCTAAGGCTGGCGGCTGTGTTGGCGGGTGACGAGAAATTGATTGAAGATTTTAATAGTGATGTTGATATTCACGCAAAAACGGCGGCGGAAACATACGGAATATCAATTGACGAAGTGAGCAAATCTCAGCGTCGAGCAGCAAAAGTGATCAATTTTGGTGTACTTTACGGAATGAGCCCGCACGGTTTGGCGGCGGCTACGGGAATGTCATTTACAGAGGCGAAAAAGTTTATTGATCATTATTTTGAGGTGCGAAAGCCAATTCGTCAGTACTTGGATAAAATTCTAACTCAAGCGCGGGAACGGGGGTTTGTTGAAACGTATTTTGGCAGGCGACGACCAACGCCTGATGTAAAATCGAGCAATTTTATGGTGCGATCTTCGGCGGAAAGGGCTGCGATGAATATGCCAATTCAAGGCACGGAAGCGGATTTGATGAAATTGGCAATGATTCGGCTGGAGGACAAATTGTCGGGCTTGGCTGACGCAATTCTACAAGTTCATGATTCGATTTTGGTGGAATGCAAACCTGAAGACGTCCAGAAAGTCAGCGAAATTATGAAAGCGGAAATGGAAGGCGTTTGTCCAGAATTGCCAATTAAATTGAAAGTAGATGTCGGTACGGGCGTAAATTGGGGTGAAGTGTAG
- a CDS encoding AAA family ATPase, with translation MSTSEHSCKIIALVGLAGSGKSSAVEYLTEKGFPKIYFGGVIYKAMDEAEIEKTWDNQQQFREEIRRREGKDFVIKRVIKNIHDLINAGQNKIVLDGLYTWSEYKFLKHEFPGQVVVIAIVTPKYLRYQRMAKRIERPMQPHEVDQRDWSEIENLEKGGPIAIADYFIINDGSLEQLHQKIDAATHDAHFCKSPEQC, from the coding sequence ATGAGTACAAGCGAGCATAGCTGCAAAATTATCGCCCTTGTCGGTCTGGCCGGTAGCGGTAAAAGTTCGGCTGTCGAATATTTGACAGAAAAAGGATTTCCAAAAATTTACTTCGGTGGCGTTATTTATAAAGCCATGGATGAGGCTGAAATTGAAAAAACTTGGGACAATCAACAACAATTTCGCGAAGAAATTCGTCGCCGTGAGGGCAAAGATTTCGTAATCAAACGCGTCATAAAAAACATCCACGATTTAATAAACGCTGGGCAAAATAAAATCGTTTTGGACGGATTATACACTTGGAGTGAATATAAATTCCTCAAACACGAATTCCCCGGCCAGGTCGTTGTTATTGCCATCGTTACACCAAAATACCTCCGTTATCAACGAATGGCTAAGCGCATAGAGCGCCCAATGCAACCACACGAAGTTGATCAGCGCGACTGGTCAGAAATCGAGAATTTGGAAAAAGGTGGACCAATTGCTATTGCTGATTATTTCATCATTAACGACGGCAGCCTCGAGCAGTTACACCAAAAAATAGACGCCGCAACTCACGACGCCCATTTTTGTAAATCACCCGAACAGTGTTAA
- the rpoD gene encoding RNA polymerase sigma factor RpoD: MTTKPVNLNEDDDFDPTLIDEEESEDLDSLTTGQYLDDVSDDSVRLYLREIGKIPLLSAEEEMDLARRIVEGDKKAKDKMAEANMRLVVSIAKRYSGRGLDFLDLIQEGNTGLLRAVEKFDPDKGFKFSTYATWWIRQAITRAIADQARTIRIPVHMVETINKLLRTQRRMTQELNREPTIEELSKELDMEPEKIEYVIKIKQDISSLDAGVGRDGEDDDSVLQDFIVDEDTVSPEDSASNQLLKEQVQEILSSLSDREQKIVRMRFGLDNGKNHTLEEVGQEFAVTRERIRQIEAKALAKLRKHKDAKKLYEYLD, translated from the coding sequence ATCACGACGAAGCCAGTAAACTTAAATGAAGATGATGATTTTGACCCAACGCTTATAGACGAAGAAGAATCGGAAGATTTGGATTCGTTGACAACTGGGCAATATTTGGACGACGTGTCGGACGACTCGGTCAGGTTGTACTTGCGTGAAATCGGTAAGATTCCACTACTTAGCGCTGAAGAGGAAATGGACTTGGCGCGACGAATTGTTGAAGGCGATAAAAAGGCTAAGGATAAGATGGCTGAGGCGAATATGCGTTTGGTGGTGTCGATTGCTAAGCGTTATTCTGGTCGTGGCTTGGACTTTTTGGATCTGATTCAAGAGGGAAATACTGGACTTTTGCGTGCGGTTGAGAAGTTTGATCCAGATAAGGGATTTAAGTTTTCGACTTATGCGACTTGGTGGATTCGCCAGGCAATTACGCGTGCGATTGCTGATCAAGCGCGAACGATTCGTATTCCAGTTCACATGGTGGAAACGATCAATAAATTGCTGCGTACTCAGCGACGAATGACACAGGAATTAAACCGTGAGCCGACAATTGAAGAATTGTCTAAAGAGCTGGACATGGAGCCAGAGAAAATTGAATATGTCATTAAGATTAAACAGGACATTTCTTCTTTGGATGCTGGTGTTGGACGTGACGGTGAAGATGACGATTCTGTGTTGCAAGATTTTATCGTTGACGAAGATACGGTTTCGCCAGAAGATTCCGCTTCAAATCAATTATTAAAAGAGCAAGTTCAGGAAATTCTATCAAGTTTGAGTGATCGCGAGCAGAAAATTGTTCGAATGCGTTTTGGTTTGGACAATGGAAAAAACCACACTTTGGAAGAAGTTGGTCAGGAGTTTGCGGTTACGCGTGAGCGAATCCGTCAGATTGAAGCTAAGGCACTAGCAAAACTTCGCAAGCACAAAGACGCGAAAAAACTTTACGAATATCTGGACTAA